In Monodelphis domestica isolate mMonDom1 chromosome 4, mMonDom1.pri, whole genome shotgun sequence, one DNA window encodes the following:
- the LOC130458867 gene encoding olfactory receptor 52B2-like: MMNINHTIFHPAVFVLLGIPGLERYHMLISIPLCFMYATAVLGNSVLILVIVTERSLHEPMYMFLSMLAGTDILLSTTTVPKALAIFWFCSRDITFDACVAQVFFVHVMFAGESAILLAMAFDRYVAICDPLRYSMILTLPVVGRMALAIVVRSFCIIFPVIFLLKRLPFCRTNVIPHSYCEHIGVARLACADITVNIWYGFSLLMVIGITDLVLIAVSYTLILRAIFRMPSQDARHKALSTCGSHLCVILTFYFPCVFSVLTHRFGRNIPRHVHILFANLYVVMPPMLNPIVYGVKTKEIREAVIHLFIRIKK; this comes from the coding sequence ATGATGAATATCAATCACACCATCTTCCATCCTGCTGTGTTTGTTCTGCTTGGCATCCCAGGCCTAGAGAGGTACCACATGTTGATTTCCATTCCCCTTTGCTTTATGTATGCAACTGCAGTGTTGGGGAACAGTGTCCTGATTCTGGTCATTGTCACCGAGCGCAGCCTCCATGAGCCCATGTACATGTTTCTCTCCATGTTGGCTGGCACTGACATTCTACTCTCCACTACTACTGTACCCAAAGCCTTGGCtatcttctggttctgttcccgGGACATCACCTTTGATGCTTGTGTGGCTCAAGTCTTCTTTGTCCATGTGATGTTTGCAGGGGAATCAGCCATCTTGCTGGCCATGGCATTTGATCGATATGTAGCTATTTGTGACCCACTGAGATATTCAATGATTTTGACACTGCCTGTTGTGGGGAGAATGGCTTTAGCCATTGTTGTTCGGAGCTTCTGCATCATCTTCCCTGTCATTTTCCTGCTAAAGAGATTACCCTTCTGTAGGACCAATGTGATTCCCCATTCATACTGTGAGCACATTGGGGTGGCTCGACTGGCCTGTGCTGACATCACTGTTAATATATGGTATGGCTTCTCTTTACTCATGGTTATAGGGATCACTGATTTGGTACTCATTGCAGTGTCCTATACCCTGATCCTCCGTGCCATCTTTCGGATGCCCTCTCAGGATGCCAGACACAAGGCCCTCAGTACCTGTGGCTCCCACCTTTGTGTCATCCTCACATTTTACTTCCCATGTGTCTTCAGTGTACTGACTCACCGATTTGGACGCAATATTCCACGCCATGTACACATTCTATTTGCGAACCTCTATGTGGTAATGCCTCCCATGCTCAACCCCATTGTTTATGGGGTAAAGACAAAGGAGATCAGAGAAGCTGTGATCCACCTTTTCATCAGAATCAAGAAATGA